ggggtatggagagaaggcaggtactagatactgagttggatgatcagccatgatcatattgaatggcgatgcaggctcgaagggccgaatggcctactcctgcacctattttctatgtttctaagaccaaAATCTCTTGACATGGTAGGGTCACAGGCTCAGTTTGCTACTCATTCTGGACAAGAAATCACACAATCCAACTCTTTTCAAATTCAGAGCAAATCTGCCTCAACAACTGTGAACGAGATTGTGATCAAACCTGCCAGCGTTGGTTTTCAGAATCCTGTACTTATTGGTAATACAACTGTACCTCAAACATCGCTGAGACAGTCTGGAAGAACTAGAAATTAATTTAGTGGGTTTACTGTCCAAGCTGAGGACAATTCAGCTCGATCCAAACAATGCCAAAGTGCTTTGCCTACCTCTCACCCTGAAGGAAGCAACATCGCGAGGTTGGTGAGGGAGGTTTACCTTTCTGCTACAAAGCCTACACAGATTGTTGTGAACTTTCCCAGCCACATGCAATGTAGCAAGTGTGCAAAACCATTTAATTTGCAATTCTTTTGTTGGTTGTTCAAATTATTTAATAACTGTTAAGTAGTGTTTAAATCTTTGTATTTTCCATTCTATTGACTGTTTATTCACGATTTGATACTACCCTGTTGAGTGCATTGTGCAGCTTTTTCTATCTATGATGTGCTGTATACAATTGAAGAGGCTGTTGCTAATTTTCCCTGTTGATTAATATTAATTACATTTATTACTTTCACACAATTctaggtttgcaagaatgataaAACGGCAATTGTGTGTAGACAAAATCTTGGCACAGCAGAATCCGTCAAGAGAAAAACAGAAAGCACCCATCAAGCCCAAAGTGATGCACAACCCAACAAAAAGACTCAAAGCACAGGAACTAAGCGCAATGTAAATAAAAATCAGCCAAAGCATATTGATGTGGAGCAACCCCAGGGAAAACCTGTAACTCGTGACATGGTGGAGTCACAGGCCCAGTTTGCTACTCATTCTGTGAACGAGGCTGTGACCAAACCTGATGGTAGCAATGTCAGTTTACAGGATCCTGTAGTGATTGGTAATACAACTGTACCTCAAACATCGCAGAGACTGTCTACAAGATCTAGAAATTCAATTAGCAGGTTTACTGAGGACAATTCAGCTGCATTCAAACAATGCCACAGTGTTTTGCCTATCTCTCACGCTGAAGGAAGCAACATCGAGAGGCTGGTGAGAAAGATTTACCCTTCTGCTATAAAGCCTACATAGATAGTAGTGAACTTTCCCTGCTACATGCAATGGAATAAGTGTGCAAAACATTTAATTTGCAGTTATTTTGTTGATTGGTTgaataatttaatatattttttttaatgcttagaGCAATAACTTTTTCTTTTCCAGTCTGTTTTCTTTCCCCTATTGCCTGTTTATTCACTATTTGACACTACCCTGTTGAGTGCATTGTGCAGTTTTTTTTAACTATATATAAGGTGCTGTGTAAAACTAAAGAGCCTGTTGTCAATTTTCCTGTTGATTAATATTGATTATATCTATTTACTGCTTTCataggtttgcaagaatgataaAATGGCTACTATGAGTAGTCATGTTCTTGACATATCAGCATCCCTTAAGAGAAAAACAGAAAGCACCCATCAAGCCAAAAGTGGTGCACAACCCAAGAAAAAGACTCAAAGCACAGGGACTAAGCGCAATATAAATAAAAATCAGCCAAAAAATATTGATGTGGAGCAACCCCAGAGAAGACCTAAAACTCTTGACATGGTGGAGTCACAGGCCCAGTTTGCTACTCATTCTGGACAAGAAATCACACAATCCAACTCTTTTGAAATTCAGAGCAAATCTGCCTCGACAACTGCGAACGAGATTGTGACCAAACCTGCCAGCGTTGGTTTTCAGAATCCTGTAGTCATTGGTAATACAACTGTACCTCAAACATCGCTGAGACGGTCTGGAAGAACTAGAAATTCATTTAGTGGGTTTACTGGCCAAGCTGAGGACAATTCAGCTAGATCCAAACAATGCCAACGTGTTTTGTCCATCTCTCACCCTGAAGGAAGCAACATCGAGAGGCTGGTGAGGGAGATTTACCTTTCTGCTACAAAGCCTACACAGATTGTTGTGAACTTTCCCAGCCACATGCAATGTAGCAAGTGTGTAAAAACATTTAATTTGCAATTCTTTTGTTGGTTGTTCAAATTATTTAATAACTGTTAAGTAATGTTTGAATCTTTGTATTTTCCATTCTATTGACTGTTTATTCATGATTTGATACTACCCTGTTGAGTGCATTGTGCAGCTTTTTCTATCTATGATGTGCTGTATACAATTGAAGAGGTTGTTGCTAATTTTCCCTGTTGATTAATATTAATTACATTCATTTACTTTCATACAATTctaggtttgcaagaatgataaAACGGCAATTGTGAGTAGACAAAATCTTGGCACAGCAGAATCCGTCAAGAGAAAAACAGAAAGCACCCATCAAGCCCAAAGTGATGCACAACCCAACAAAAAGACTCGAAGCACAGGAACTAAGCGCAATGTAAATAAAAATCAGCCAAAGCATATTGATGTGGAGCAACCCCAGAGAAGACCTAAAACTCTTGACATGGTGGAGTTACAGGCTCAGTTTGCTACTCATTCTGGACAAGAAATCACACAATCCAACTCTTTTGAAATTCAGAGCAAATCTGCCTCGACAACTGTGAATGAGATTGTGACCAAACCTGCCAGCGTTGGTTTTCAGAATCCTGTAGTCATTGGGAATACAACTGTACCTCAAACATCGCTGAAACAGTCTGGAAGAACTAGAAATTCATTTAGTGGGTTTACTGTCCAAGCTGAGGACAATTCAGCTAGATCCAAACAATGCCAAAGTGTTTTGCCTACCTCTCACCCTGAAGGAAGCAACATCGAGGGGCTGGTGAGGGAGATTTTTCTTTCTGCTACAAAGCCTACACAGATTGTTGTAAACTTTCCCAGCCACATGCAATGTAGCAAGTGTGCAAAAACATTTAATTTGCAATTCTTTTGTTGGTTGTTCAAATTATTTAATAACTGCTAAGTAAtgtttaaaggtacacaaaaatgctggagaaactcagcgggtgcagcagcatctatggagcgaaggaaataggcaacgtttcgggccgaacccttcGGTAGTTTAATGTTTAAATCTTTGTATTTAAGTAATGTTTAAATCTTTGTATTTTCCATTCTATTGACTGTTTATTCACGATTTGATACTACCCTGTTGAGTGCATTTTGCAGATTTTTCTATCTATGATGTGCTGTATGCAATTGAAGAGGCTGTTGCTAATTTTCCCTGTTGATTAATATTAATTACCTTTATTTACTTTCATACAATTctaggtttgcaagaatgataaAACGGCAATTGTGAGTAGACAAAATCTTGGCAGAGCAGAATCCGTCAAGAGAAAAGCAGAAAGCACCCATCAAGCTAAAAGTGATGCACAACCCAACAAAAAGACTCAAAGCACAGGGACTAAGCGCAATGTAAATAAAAATCAGCCAAAGCATATTGATGTGGAGCAACCCCAGGGAAAACCTGTAACTCGTGACATGGTGGAGTCACAGGCCCAGTTTGCTACTCATTCTGTGAACGAGGCTGTGACCAAACCTGCTGGTAGCAATGTCAGTTTACAGGATCCTGTAGTCATTGGTAATACAACTGTACCTCAAACATCGCAGAGACTGTCTACAAGATCTAGAAATTCAATTAGCAGGTTTACTGAGGAGAATTCAGCTCCATTCAAACAATGCCAGAGTGTTTTGCCTATCTCTCACGCTGAAGGAAGCAATATCGAGAGGCTGGTGAGAAATATTTATCCTTCTGCTATAAAGCCTACATAGATAGTAGTTAACTTTCCCTGCTACATGCAATGGAATAAGTGCGCAAAAACATTTAATTTGCAGTTCTTTTGTTGATTGGTTGAATAATTTAATCTAAATTATTTAATGCTTAAAGCAATAACTTTTTCTTTTCCAGTCTTTCTTTCCCCTATTGACTGTTTATTCACTATTTAATACTACCCTGTTGAGTGCCTTGtgcagtttttttttactatatatAAGGTGCTGTGTAAAACTGAAGAGCCTGTTGTCAATTTTCCCTGTTGATTAATTTTGATTATATCTATTTACTGTTTTCataggtttgcaagaatgataaAATGGCTACTAGGAGTGGTCATGTTCTTGACATATCAGCATCCCTTAAGAGAAAAACAGAAAGCACCCATCAATCCAAAAGTGATGCACAACCCAACAAAAAGACTCAAAGCACAGGGACTAAGCGCAATATAAATAAAAATCAGCCAAAGCATATTGATGTGGCGCAACCCCAGGGAAAACCTGTAACTCATGACATCGTGGAGTCACAGGCCCAGTTTGCTACTCATTCTGGACAAGAAATCACACAATCCGACTTTTTTGAAATTCAGACCAAATTTGCCTCTACAACTGTGAATGAGGCTGTGACCAAGCCTGCTGGTAGCAATGTCAGTTTCCAGGATCCTGTCGTCATTAGTAATACAACTGTACCTCAAACATCGCTGAGAGGGTCTACAAGATCAAGAAATTCAAGTTGCGGGTTTACTGTCCAAGATGAGGACAATTCAGCTACGTCCAAACTATGCCAAATTGTTTTGTCGCTCTCTAACGCTGAAGGAAGCAACATCGAGAGGCTGGTGAGAAATATTTACCCTTCTGCTACAAAGCCTACATACTGTAGATAGTAGTGAACTTTCCCAGCTATATGCAATGTAGCAAGTGTGCAAAAACATCTCATTTGCAGTTCTTTTGTTGGTTGGTTGAATTATTTAATAAGACCATGCATAAATCTTaacttttttacatttttatttttctcctCTATTTACTTTATATTCACTATTTGATACCACATTGTTGAGTGCATTGTCCAGTTTTTTACTCTATATAAGATGCTGTAtaaaagctgcgttacgcagagcttgcagcagaggcaacgcagcgtggctggaacaccaaagtctatccagttgaagtgggatgcagaggatttgttgcgtcatctaccatcagactgctgaaggagcttggaatccacggtcaggctctgcggaagaccataagatcactctcagaggcggctgaaagaagcagccggtggatttggctcaagcggaaagacccatgctgggccccaagtttttcagggtgaatctttgggacggtttgacacgggacacgcgctgagggctgatcatcctgcagcgggccgcccttgtggagggtgtatagtgttaaaaggccgaaacacccagtgatgcaagggtacactactgatgatgtgtcctgtgcccaactgtcctaaaggttacccaggccaagatatacgtatccactcccccatcccccccccccccccccgccccccccccacagatgttgagcgtctaccactctcaacaatcaacgaatgtcgtgaaatgctccccacctattggcacaagggacttcttaacatcttgtcctgtgtatttgattctgattctTCTGTATAAAATTGAAGAGCCTGTTAATTTTCCCTGCTAATTAATATTAcatatttattttctgttttcacACATTTctaggtttgcaagaatgataaAATGGCTGCTATTGGTATTCGTGATCCTGACACAGCAGCATCCCTTAAGAGAAAACCACAAGGCACTCATCAAGCCAAGAGTGATGTACAACCGAACACAAAGACTCAAAGCACAGGGACTATGCATAATATAAGTGAAAATCAGCCAAAGCATATTGATTATGAGCAACCCCAGCGAAGACCTGTAACTCGTGACATGGTGAAGTCACAAACCCACTTTGCTACACATTCTGGACAAGAAATCACACAATCCAACTTTTTTGAAATTCAGACCAAATCTGCCTCGACAACTGTGAACAAATCTATGACCAAGCGTGCCACTAGCATTGTTAGTTTTCAAAATCCTGTAGTCATTGGTAATACAACTGTACCTCAAACATCGCTAAGACAGTCTGCAAGATCTAGAAATTCAATTTGCGGGTTAACTGTTCAAGCTGAGGACTATTCAGCTACATCCAAACAATGCCAAAATGTTTTGTCCATCTCTGACGCTGAAGGAAGCAACATGGAGAGGCTGGTGAGGAAGATTTACCTTTCTGCTACAAAGCCTACAAAGATTGTAGTGATTTTTCCCAGCCACATGCAATGTGACAAGTGTGCAAAAAATTGCACAttggatcacagtgaatggcggtgctggcttgaagggcggaatggcctactcttgcacctattgtctatttcatttGC
The DNA window shown above is from Amblyraja radiata isolate CabotCenter1 chromosome 3, sAmbRad1.1.pri, whole genome shotgun sequence and carries:
- the LOC116971600 gene encoding uncharacterized protein LOC116971600 translates to MVGSQAQFATHSGQEITQSNSFQIQSKSASTTVNEIVIKPASVGFQNPVCKNDKTAIVCRQNLGTAESVKRKTESTHQAQSDAQPNKKTQSTGTKRNVNKNQPKHIDVEQPQGKPVTRDMVESQAQFATHSVNEAVTKPDGSNVSLQDPVVIGNTTVPQTSQRLSTRSRNSISRFTEDNSAAFKQCHSVLPISHAEGSNIERLVCKNDKMATMSSHVLDISASLKRKTESTHQAKSGAQPKKKTQSTGTKRNINKNQPKNIDVEQPQRRPKTLDMVESQAQFATHSGQEITQSNSFEIQSKSASTTANEIVTKPASVGFQNPVVIGNTTVPQTSLRRSGRTRNSFSGFTGQAEDNSARSKQCQRVLSISHPEGSNIERLVCKNDKTAIVSRQNLGTAESVKRKTESTHQAQSDAQPNKKTRSTGTKRNVNKNQPKHIDVEQPQRRPKTLDMVELQAQFATHSGQEITQSNSFEIQSKSASTTVNEIVTKPASVGFQNPVVIGNTTVPQTSLKQSGRTRNSFSGFTVQAEDNSARSKQCQSVLPTSHPEGSNIEGLVCKNDKTAIVSRQNLGRAESVKRKAESTHQAKSDAQPNKKTQSTGTKRNVNKNQPKHIDVEQPQGKPVTRDMVESQAQFATHSVNEAVTKPAGSNVSLQDPVVIGNTTVPQTSQRLSTRSRNSISRFTEENSAPFKQCQSVLPISHAEGSNIERLVCKNDKMATRSGHVLDISASLKRKTESTHQSKSDAQPNKKTQSTGTKRNINKNQPKHIDVAQPQGKPVTHDIVESQAQFATHSGQEITQSDFFEIQTKFASTTVNEAVTKPAGSNVSFQDPVVISNTTVPQTSLRGSTRSRNSSCGFTVQDEDNSATSKLCQIVLSLSNAEGSNIERLVRNIYPSATKPTYCR